In Armatimonadota bacterium, the following proteins share a genomic window:
- a CDS encoding PD40 domain-containing protein yields the protein MSLIPILIITAYSPGQLPTAAPHKFVGMRSLALSPDGSNLAFSYRGDIWVVPSGGGRAIALTTNVEEDDKPVWSPDGKWIAFASDREGSWDIFAVPVEGGETARLTYSSQTEIPSSWVGDKITMDAGFDKGVGGIYTLDPKTLKMGEVWLTNFRLDSPMFSPDGSKIAFTHKAMFPYFRPRYEGSGAAQLWMINSDGSGRKPIRSTGFQHLWPQWSPDGSKLYAVTVSEKTPSSHRIGEKPPMNVDNAERTPNVYEIDMAGKARRLTDFVGFAGTRFLTVAAESGTLAFEDAGEVYVMQPGGKPAMVTITGAVDPKGQNFERQVITTGVEEAALSPDMKTVAFGIQRELFSVPVTKGKGPNGADAKQLTNYAGSDGSPVYSPDGKTLYFTSDRDGANSIYTMDVATGEIKPFYKAPNEVAGLEVTPDKKNLTFWENGRQGGFMMIPLGGGAAKRLLDKPYVLPTAISPDMKYLAYTKPLIGSGFKPWENGNNVWVKDIATGKEVNVTKLNAQDSNPAWSADGKYLYFTSDRGPAGIFVVPSQKEEARATELDLKFEKPEGTPKVDFDMDRPDDRIRFFLAGGGPIKSDPTNGDVFYTQGGEVWKAGYNGEGATQVTRGGVRGGYEFSSDSNQIFTIMEGNPVLVNLRRPGFPMAKVELRAEWIRDVTAEHRAAFHEFWRIYNNQFYDEYFHRRDWAAIRDHYEPLLDSVGHRRDMSEVLNQMVGELESSHSEVSPAFGGPRGGDQSSHPGFTIDYSYQGPGLKVKDVPENTPGSFAKTQIKPGEYVMKINGVTVWPDQNLFKVLNNQTGRDMTFTVNSKPSTDGAREVTYRAMNGGQFGQILYENRIEWRRKYVEELSGGKVTYVHIAGMGDANLNRFNAEMWEYVQGKEGVIVDVRENGGGNIADLLIDMLERKLHMRYIPRDGDEIPGPGMMWDKPMVVMAAETSFSNAEMFPQTVKTLGLAKLVGMPTPGYVIYTYGGRLVDGTSIRLPSTGVYRVDGTPLENWGVEPDIKVDIDPDQYFRNEDPQLKRAVEEVLRQIGARG from the coding sequence ATGAGCCTCATCCCGATTCTGATCATCACCGCCTATTCACCTGGGCAATTGCCGACTGCCGCCCCGCACAAATTCGTTGGGATGCGTTCGTTGGCCCTTAGCCCCGATGGGTCAAATTTGGCGTTTTCGTACCGCGGGGATATTTGGGTTGTCCCGAGCGGCGGGGGCCGTGCAATCGCCCTCACGACCAATGTCGAAGAAGATGATAAGCCGGTCTGGAGCCCGGATGGCAAGTGGATTGCATTTGCCAGCGACCGGGAAGGCAGCTGGGACATTTTTGCCGTGCCCGTCGAAGGCGGCGAGACGGCAAGGCTGACTTACAGCAGCCAAACCGAGATCCCTTCGAGCTGGGTTGGGGACAAGATCACGATGGATGCCGGGTTCGACAAGGGCGTCGGCGGCATCTACACATTGGATCCCAAGACTTTGAAAATGGGGGAAGTCTGGCTGACCAACTTCCGTTTGGATTCCCCGATGTTTTCGCCTGATGGGAGCAAGATCGCGTTCACCCACAAGGCGATGTTCCCGTATTTCCGTCCTCGCTACGAAGGTTCTGGGGCGGCCCAACTGTGGATGATCAACTCCGACGGCTCCGGACGCAAGCCCATCCGGTCGACGGGCTTCCAGCACCTGTGGCCGCAATGGTCGCCCGACGGGTCAAAGCTTTACGCAGTGACGGTCAGCGAAAAAACGCCGAGTTCGCACCGCATCGGCGAGAAGCCTCCAATGAACGTGGACAATGCGGAGCGCACACCCAACGTTTACGAGATTGACATGGCAGGCAAGGCGCGCCGCCTCACCGATTTCGTCGGTTTTGCGGGCACAAGGTTCCTGACGGTAGCCGCTGAATCTGGCACGTTGGCGTTTGAGGATGCCGGCGAAGTCTATGTGATGCAACCGGGTGGCAAACCGGCCATGGTGACGATCACCGGCGCCGTGGATCCCAAAGGTCAGAACTTTGAGCGGCAAGTGATCACGACGGGGGTGGAGGAAGCGGCTCTTTCCCCAGATATGAAGACGGTTGCTTTTGGGATCCAAAGGGAATTGTTCAGTGTTCCGGTGACCAAGGGTAAAGGCCCCAACGGTGCCGATGCCAAGCAACTGACGAACTATGCCGGTTCGGACGGTTCGCCGGTCTATTCGCCGGATGGAAAGACGCTTTACTTCACCAGCGACCGCGATGGCGCCAACAGCATCTACACGATGGATGTGGCAACGGGCGAAATCAAGCCGTTCTACAAGGCTCCCAATGAAGTCGCCGGCTTGGAAGTCACTCCCGACAAAAAGAACCTGACTTTCTGGGAGAATGGCCGCCAAGGCGGCTTCATGATGATCCCGTTGGGCGGCGGCGCGGCCAAGCGGTTGCTTGATAAGCCCTACGTGTTGCCGACGGCGATATCGCCCGACATGAAGTACCTGGCCTACACCAAGCCGCTGATCGGTTCTGGGTTCAAGCCTTGGGAAAACGGCAACAACGTGTGGGTAAAAGACATTGCGACCGGCAAGGAAGTCAACGTCACCAAGCTCAACGCTCAAGATTCAAATCCTGCTTGGTCGGCCGACGGGAAGTACCTCTACTTCACCAGCGACCGGGGGCCGGCGGGGATTTTTGTGGTGCCCAGCCAGAAGGAAGAAGCCCGGGCCACCGAACTGGATCTGAAATTTGAAAAGCCCGAAGGGACACCCAAGGTCGATTTCGACATGGATCGACCCGACGACCGCATCCGGTTCTTTTTGGCCGGTGGCGGGCCGATCAAGAGCGATCCGACGAACGGCGACGTGTTCTACACCCAAGGTGGGGAAGTTTGGAAAGCCGGATACAACGGCGAAGGCGCAACCCAAGTGACCCGAGGCGGAGTGCGCGGCGGCTACGAGTTCAGTTCCGATAGCAACCAGATCTTCACGATCATGGAAGGAAATCCGGTTCTGGTGAACTTGCGCCGGCCCGGATTCCCGATGGCAAAGGTTGAATTGCGGGCCGAATGGATCCGCGACGTGACGGCAGAGCACCGGGCGGCGTTCCACGAGTTCTGGCGGATTTACAACAACCAGTTTTACGACGAGTATTTCCACCGCCGCGACTGGGCCGCGATCCGCGACCATTACGAGCCGCTCTTGGATTCTGTGGGCCACCGTCGGGATATGAGCGAGGTTCTGAACCAGATGGTGGGCGAGTTGGAATCTTCCCACTCCGAAGTCAGCCCGGCATTTGGCGGGCCGCGGGGCGGAGACCAAAGCTCCCATCCGGGGTTCACCATTGATTACAGCTACCAAGGCCCGGGCTTGAAGGTAAAGGACGTTCCGGAAAACACACCGGGCAGTTTTGCCAAAACCCAGATCAAACCGGGCGAATACGTCATGAAGATCAATGGGGTCACGGTTTGGCCCGATCAAAACCTGTTCAAGGTCCTGAACAACCAAACCGGCCGCGACATGACCTTCACCGTGAACAGCAAACCTTCGACCGATGGAGCCCGTGAGGTCACCTATCGCGCGATGAACGGGGGCCAATTTGGGCAGATCCTTTATGAAAACCGAATCGAATGGCGCCGCAAATATGTGGAAGAGCTGAGCGGTGGCAAAGTGACCTATGTGCACATTGCTGGGATGGGAGACGCGAACCTCAACCGCTTCAATGCTGAAATGTGGGAGTATGTCCAAGGCAAAGAAGGGGTGATTGTCGACGTCCGCGAAAACGGTGGCGGCAACATTGCCGACCTGTTGATCGACATGCTGGAGCGCAAGCTCCACATGCGGTACATCCCTCGCGACGGAGATGAAATCCCCGGCCCAGGCATGATGTGGGACAAGCCGATGGTGGTGATGGCGGCGGAAACCAGCTTTTCCAACGCGGAAATGTTCCCGCAGACCGTCAAAACCCTCGGCCTTGCCAAACTCGTTGGCATGCCGACGCCGGGCTACGTGATCTACACGTATGGCGGCCGGTTGGTCGATGGGACTTCGATCCGGCTCCCGTCCACCGGTGTCTACCGGGTGGATGGCACGCCGCTGGAAAACTGGGGGGTCGAACCGGACATCAAGGTTGACATCGACCCCGACCAATACTTCCGGAACGAGGATCCGCAGCTCAAGCGGGCGGTGGAAGAAGTCCTCAGGCAGATCGGCGCTCGCGGCTGA
- a CDS encoding DUF4870 domain-containing protein, whose amino-acid sequence MAQQPNGPETTAHERSAAAAIHLAGIFAPLWVPALCWIAFRKSSRFIASHAWQEVVDGILWKALLLVAMLGSLAWTLIRLAHHIQTNWKEFTWQELALKVGVSLALMATLFVWNLVQAVVQAKKAHAGQWPKRELKKIAKRAGA is encoded by the coding sequence ATGGCCCAGCAGCCCAATGGCCCGGAAACCACGGCACACGAGCGGAGTGCCGCCGCCGCAATCCACCTCGCCGGGATTTTTGCCCCGCTGTGGGTGCCCGCGCTCTGTTGGATCGCTTTCCGCAAGTCCTCACGGTTCATCGCCTCCCATGCATGGCAAGAGGTCGTTGACGGGATTCTGTGGAAGGCCCTGTTGCTGGTTGCCATGCTGGGCAGCCTGGCTTGGACGCTCATCCGGTTAGCCCACCACATCCAGACCAACTGGAAGGAATTCACGTGGCAAGAGCTGGCCCTCAAAGTTGGCGTGAGCTTGGCCCTGATGGCCACGCTCTTTGTCTGGAACCTCGTCCAGGCCGTGGTGCAAGCCAAGAAGGCCCATGCCGGCCAGTGGCCCAAGCGGGAACTGAAAAAAATCGCCAAACGGGCCGGGGCTTAA
- a CDS encoding HDOD domain-containing protein, translating into MAAQPQLDRAAAVALVIQSQKELAALPQVVFKVMEITGTDHGSSAELERAIVIDPGFSAKLLTIANSATFSLPKQVTSIKEAVMYIGVRQVRQTAMAVGVFDMFLGKTDAESKRRRAWWRHSVDTATAARALASEFGWADPNEAYTAGLLHWCGKTVLDKSAPGEYDKVIQLVDKGVAVWQAESAVFGCDHRDIALACASNWGFPVGLVGGLKYFTRPDDAKISGELAAVVAVSSQIADYACNGRGKDSNWAAWAGEALRIPAEMTERIIERGLAAITAGSQLHF; encoded by the coding sequence ATGGCTGCACAGCCGCAATTGGATCGGGCCGCCGCCGTCGCCCTGGTCATCCAGAGCCAAAAGGAGCTGGCCGCGCTACCCCAAGTGGTCTTCAAAGTCATGGAGATCACAGGAACGGACCACGGCAGTTCGGCTGAGTTGGAGCGGGCGATCGTGATCGACCCAGGTTTTTCGGCCAAGCTGCTGACGATCGCTAATTCGGCGACATTCTCCCTGCCCAAGCAGGTGACCTCCATCAAGGAGGCGGTGATGTACATCGGTGTACGTCAAGTGCGGCAAACGGCGATGGCTGTCGGTGTTTTCGATATGTTTTTGGGCAAAACCGATGCAGAAAGCAAACGGCGGCGGGCTTGGTGGCGGCATTCTGTTGATACCGCGACGGCTGCTCGGGCCCTTGCCTCTGAATTTGGTTGGGCGGATCCCAACGAAGCCTACACGGCGGGTCTCCTCCACTGGTGTGGTAAGACGGTTTTGGATAAATCTGCGCCTGGGGAGTATGACAAAGTCATACAGCTTGTCGATAAGGGGGTCGCCGTGTGGCAGGCAGAGAGCGCTGTATTCGGGTGCGACCACCGAGACATTGCTTTGGCTTGTGCCAGCAATTGGGGTTTCCCGGTTGGCTTGGTCGGCGGGCTCAAATACTTCACCCGGCCCGACGACGCCAAAATATCGGGCGAACTGGCGGCCGTGGTCGCGGTCTCATCGCAAATCGCCGACTACGCCTGCAACGGGCGCGGCAAAGATTCGAATTGGGCGGCCTGGGCGGGCGAAGCCCTGCGGATACCGGCCGAAATGACCGAAAGGATCATTGAGCGCGGGCTTGCGGCCATCACGGCGGGATCCCAGCTCCACTTCTAG
- a CDS encoding type IV pilus twitching motility protein PilT: MHLDEILRIAFERKASDIHITAGLPPMMRLDGEIVPLPFTTLKPEETQRLLYEILTDDQITKFESTRELDCGYTVKGLSRFRVNVYQQRQATAAALRVIPNRIPTFEELRLPSVIREISKRHSGLVLVTGPTGSGKSTSIAAMIDDINEYRQGHIMTIEDPIEYLHKHKKCMVNQREMHEDTYSFHNALRAVLREDPDIILVGEMRDLETIEAALTLAETGHLVFGTLHTRNAPSTIDRIIDVFPSDAQDQIRVLLGNTLEAVISQQLLPKLGGGRVAALEIMLGIPAIRNLIREGKTHQMYSVLETNSNIGMVTMDRSLADHFKSGMVAYEECLARSVDKDSFSRLAKGVA, translated from the coding sequence ATCCACTTGGACGAGATCTTGCGGATCGCGTTCGAACGCAAAGCCAGCGATATTCACATCACGGCTGGATTGCCGCCGATGATGCGGCTTGATGGTGAGATTGTGCCCTTGCCTTTCACCACCCTCAAGCCGGAAGAGACGCAACGCCTTCTTTACGAAATCCTGACCGACGACCAGATCACTAAGTTTGAATCCACCCGTGAGCTGGACTGCGGCTACACGGTGAAGGGGTTGAGCCGCTTCCGGGTCAACGTCTACCAACAGCGACAGGCCACGGCCGCCGCTCTGCGGGTCATCCCCAACCGGATCCCGACGTTCGAAGAACTCCGGCTTCCTTCGGTCATCAGGGAGATTTCAAAGCGCCACAGCGGCTTGGTTTTGGTAACCGGCCCGACTGGGAGCGGTAAATCCACCTCGATTGCCGCGATGATCGACGACATCAACGAGTACCGCCAGGGCCACATCATGACGATCGAAGACCCGATCGAGTACTTGCACAAACACAAGAAGTGCATGGTCAACCAGCGGGAAATGCACGAAGACACCTATAGTTTTCACAACGCCCTGCGGGCCGTATTGCGCGAAGACCCAGACATCATCTTGGTTGGTGAAATGCGCGACTTGGAAACGATTGAAGCCGCCTTGACCCTTGCTGAAACCGGGCACTTGGTGTTTGGAACCTTGCACACCCGCAACGCGCCCAGCACCATCGACCGGATCATCGATGTGTTCCCGAGCGACGCCCAAGATCAGATCCGGGTTTTGCTCGGCAACACATTGGAAGCCGTCATCAGCCAGCAACTGCTCCCCAAATTGGGCGGCGGCCGTGTGGCAGCCCTGGAAATCATGTTGGGGATTCCGGCAATCCGGAACTTGATCCGGGAAGGGAAGACCCACCAGATGTATTCGGTTCTGGAAACCAACTCGAATATCGGCATGGTGACCATGGACCGTTCGTTGGCCGACCACTTCAAATCGGGGATGGTGGCCTACGAAGAGTGTTTGGCGCGTTCAGTTGACAAAGACAGCTTTAGCCGGTTGGCCAAAGGCGTCGCTTAG
- a CDS encoding GNAT family N-acetyltransferase — protein sequence MDVSHFDRFFEFESDKEAVWMAAFATVANDREEFMQMWRRRIENPGVTHLTVLVDGEVAGGILAYGEPGSRHIGYWIGREYWGQGVATAAVAGLLELMPERPVFATCAADNTGSRRVLERNGFRFTHMETHHAKARNAPVEEAFYRLDPS from the coding sequence ATGGACGTAAGCCACTTCGACCGGTTCTTTGAATTCGAATCGGACAAAGAGGCGGTGTGGATGGCTGCCTTTGCCACCGTGGCCAACGACCGTGAAGAATTTATGCAAATGTGGCGACGACGGATCGAAAACCCGGGTGTCACCCATCTGACGGTTTTGGTGGATGGGGAAGTCGCCGGCGGGATCCTCGCCTATGGGGAGCCAGGTAGCCGCCACATTGGCTACTGGATCGGGCGGGAGTATTGGGGCCAGGGAGTGGCCACCGCCGCCGTTGCCGGTTTGCTGGAACTAATGCCGGAGCGGCCGGTTTTTGCCACCTGTGCCGCCGATAACACCGGTTCGCGGCGGGTTCTGGAACGAAACGGATTCCGCTTCACCCACATGGAAACCCACCACGCCAAGGCCCGTAACGCCCCCGTTGAAGAAGCCTTCTATCGCTTGGATCCCTCATAA
- a CDS encoding PD40 domain-containing protein encodes MLVAICAAALAAQQPMPMSKWPKSKSWPAEPGEIHLKNIKQLTFGGQNAEAYLDANGTKLIFQSSQPGYPDEQVFTMNLDGSDRKLVSTGKGRCTCSYFSPDGKHIFFSSTHATDAGPQAKTDMSKGYVWMVNPAYVLYRADLNGKNLKPVIKKPGYVAETTIAPNGQFMTFTGGWEGDLDIYRANLDGTGIKRLTDAVGYDGGPFISWDSKSIVYRRTAPFANQAEIDEYKALLKQNLVRPSKMDIWIMDANGNYKRQVTHLNAASFAPFLHPNGHTILFASNHTDPQGREFDIFAIEKDGTNLRQITFSAQFDGFPMFTRDGKKLVFASNRHGSVPGETNIFVADWVD; translated from the coding sequence ATGCTCGTTGCGATCTGTGCGGCTGCCCTTGCCGCCCAACAACCGATGCCGATGTCGAAATGGCCGAAATCAAAATCTTGGCCCGCAGAACCCGGCGAGATCCATCTCAAGAACATCAAGCAGCTCACTTTTGGCGGCCAAAACGCCGAGGCCTACCTGGATGCCAACGGCACCAAGCTCATTTTCCAATCGTCCCAACCTGGTTACCCGGATGAGCAAGTCTTCACCATGAACCTCGACGGGTCGGATCGGAAGTTGGTCAGCACCGGCAAAGGGCGGTGCACTTGCAGCTACTTCAGCCCCGATGGCAAGCACATCTTTTTCAGCAGCACCCACGCCACCGATGCCGGGCCGCAAGCCAAAACCGACATGTCAAAAGGGTATGTCTGGATGGTCAACCCGGCCTATGTGCTTTATCGGGCCGACCTAAACGGCAAAAACCTCAAGCCGGTCATCAAAAAGCCTGGCTACGTGGCCGAAACCACTATTGCCCCGAACGGCCAATTCATGACGTTCACCGGCGGCTGGGAAGGCGATTTGGATATCTACCGGGCCAACTTGGACGGCACGGGAATCAAGCGGCTGACCGACGCAGTCGGCTATGACGGCGGGCCGTTCATCAGTTGGGACAGCAAATCCATCGTCTACCGGCGAACTGCGCCATTTGCCAACCAAGCCGAAATCGACGAATACAAGGCCCTTCTCAAACAAAACCTCGTCCGGCCCAGCAAAATGGACATCTGGATCATGGATGCCAATGGGAACTACAAACGCCAAGTGACGCACCTGAACGCGGCCAGCTTTGCCCCGTTCCTGCACCCCAATGGCCACACGATCTTGTTCGCGAGCAACCACACGGATCCGCAAGGCCGGGAGTTCGATATTTTTGCCATCGAAAAGGACGGCACCAACCTGCGCCAAATCACATTTTCTGCGCAGTTCGACGGCTTCCCCATGTTCACGCGCGACGGCAAAAAGCTCGTCTTTGCCAGCAACCGGCACGGTTCTGTCCCCGGCGAGACTAATATTTTTGTCGCTGATTGGGTGGACTGA
- the tadA gene encoding Flp pilus assembly complex ATPase component TadA — translation MLTGDVFVEEGLITPYQLQLAVNKQVELGGNDQIAKVMVDLGLITEKDKVRCTGRAWDIPFADLTVEAPSQDALQALTPQFAKRFNVLPLRIEDGTFHVAMSNPLDVFVIDELSMNTGMEIQPYIAVESEISQALSEYYSSDVSVSHELDGVMKDFDADLGDAFSSSKEEDETVDEADEAPVIRLANLIVNQAVADKASDIHIEPRKEEVVVRYRIDGIMVEVMRLPRKISNALTSRFKIIANMDIAEKRAPQDNRISAVINGKPFDFRVSTLPVINGEKIVMRVLDKGGINVGLTKLGFLPHNLKMLEDMATRSYGIVLVTGPTGSGKSTTLYSLLNASNDGLKNIITIEDPVEYELDSINQCAVNNKAGMTFAAGLRSMLRQDPDVIMVGEMRDEETATIAMEAAMTGHLVFSTLHTNDAPSAPGRLVDMGVEPFLISSSIVGILAQRLVRVLCPNCKEQYTATRESMLRAGLPVPEEVGADTHGELTLFKARGCEKCKGTGYKGRSGVHELLSMNDKMRDAILNHAPAHEVRKMAIENGMKTLQEDAVAKILNGVTDIDEIIRVIYS, via the coding sequence ATGCTCACGGGCGACGTTTTTGTGGAAGAGGGGTTGATCACCCCTTACCAGCTTCAGCTTGCGGTCAACAAGCAGGTGGAGTTGGGGGGTAACGACCAGATCGCCAAGGTCATGGTCGACCTCGGCTTGATCACCGAAAAGGACAAAGTCCGGTGTACTGGCCGGGCTTGGGACATCCCCTTTGCTGACTTGACCGTCGAAGCCCCATCCCAAGATGCCCTCCAAGCGCTGACCCCTCAGTTTGCCAAGCGGTTCAACGTCTTGCCCCTCCGAATCGAAGACGGGACATTTCACGTCGCGATGTCCAATCCGCTCGACGTGTTCGTGATCGACGAGCTATCGATGAACACGGGCATGGAGATCCAGCCCTACATCGCGGTCGAATCGGAAATCTCGCAAGCCCTCTCGGAATACTATTCCTCGGACGTCAGCGTCAGCCACGAGCTGGATGGCGTGATGAAGGACTTTGACGCCGACTTGGGCGATGCGTTCTCCTCATCCAAAGAAGAGGATGAAACGGTGGACGAGGCCGACGAGGCACCAGTCATCCGGTTGGCCAACTTGATTGTGAACCAAGCGGTCGCCGACAAGGCCAGCGACATCCACATCGAGCCACGGAAGGAAGAAGTGGTCGTGCGCTACCGGATCGACGGGATCATGGTGGAAGTGATGCGCCTCCCGCGGAAGATCAGCAACGCGCTCACGAGCCGGTTCAAGATCATCGCGAACATGGACATCGCGGAAAAGCGGGCTCCTCAAGATAACCGCATCAGTGCTGTCATCAATGGCAAGCCGTTCGACTTCCGGGTTTCCACGTTGCCGGTCATTAATGGTGAAAAAATTGTTATGCGGGTTTTGGATAAAGGCGGCATCAACGTCGGCCTGACCAAGCTCGGATTTTTGCCGCACAACCTGAAGATGCTTGAAGATATGGCCACCCGGAGCTATGGCATTGTGCTGGTGACGGGGCCGACGGGTTCGGGAAAGTCCACGACTCTGTATTCGCTGTTAAACGCCAGCAACGACGGGTTGAAGAACATCATCACCATCGAAGATCCCGTTGAGTACGAATTGGACAGCATCAACCAGTGCGCGGTCAACAACAAGGCGGGCATGACGTTTGCCGCCGGATTGCGGTCAATGCTCCGTCAAGACCCCGACGTCATCATGGTTGGTGAAATGCGGGATGAAGAAACGGCAACCATCGCCATGGAAGCCGCCATGACCGGCCACTTGGTTTTTAGTACGCTCCATACGAACGATGCCCCTTCGGCCCCGGGGCGGCTAGTGGATATGGGGGTGGAGCCGTTTTTGATCAGCTCTTCGATCGTGGGGATCCTGGCGCAGCGCCTAGTGCGGGTGCTATGCCCCAACTGCAAAGAGCAATACACCGCCACCCGCGAAAGCATGCTCCGGGCTGGACTGCCGGTTCCCGAGGAGGTCGGCGCCGACACCCACGGCGAGCTGACCCTGTTCAAGGCCCGAGGGTGCGAAAAATGCAAAGGCACAGGCTACAAGGGCCGATCCGGGGTGCACGAGTTGCTGTCCATGAACGACAAGATGCGGGACGCAATCCTCAACCACGCCCCCGCGCACGAGGTCCGCAAAATGGCAATTGAAAATGGCATGAAGACTTTGCAAGAAGACGCCGTCGCCAAGATTCTGAATGGCGTCACCGACATCGACGAGATCATCCGGGTGATTTATTCCTAA
- a CDS encoding adenylosuccinate lyase, protein MIDRYTTPSMTAIWDRESKYRRWMEVEVAICEAHCAAGTIPPDDMSQIRERAAFDIARCDEIEKETRHDLAAFVRNLEENIGPAGKWVHFGVTSYDVIDTALGLMLRDSCTVLIESAQKLLAETKRLAHEHRSTPMIGRTHAIHAEPITFGFKCASWVWELERNIARLESTRESVAYGKISGAVGIHAHVDPKMELMICERLGLKPEPISTQIINRDRHAEFLNLLALIGAGLERIATELRNLQRTEILEVQEAFKAGQTGSSAMPHKRNPWNSETVVGLSRILRGHAGAMLESVATWHERDLTNSSLERVVLPDSCQLCDFMLNRVRSILEGLVVMPENMAKNLRLMGDLVFSEHLMTSLIRKGLMRKDAYKIAQRHAAAAWDGVDFKSAVYADPEVRGQLSELELDEVFSLEHHLRNAAHNVP, encoded by the coding sequence GTGATCGACCGCTACACAACGCCATCCATGACCGCGATTTGGGATCGCGAATCCAAATACCGGCGGTGGATGGAGGTGGAAGTGGCGATTTGCGAGGCCCACTGTGCGGCGGGGACGATCCCCCCTGACGACATGTCGCAAATCAGGGAGCGGGCAGCCTTTGACATTGCCCGTTGCGACGAGATCGAAAAGGAAACCCGCCACGATTTGGCGGCATTTGTCCGGAACTTGGAAGAGAACATCGGCCCGGCCGGCAAGTGGGTGCACTTTGGTGTGACCAGCTATGACGTGATCGACACCGCTTTGGGGTTGATGTTGCGCGACAGTTGCACCGTGCTGATCGAATCTGCCCAGAAACTGCTTGCCGAGACCAAGCGCTTGGCCCACGAACACCGATCCACCCCCATGATCGGGCGGACGCACGCCATCCATGCCGAGCCGATCACATTCGGGTTCAAGTGCGCCAGCTGGGTTTGGGAATTGGAGCGGAACATCGCTCGGCTTGAATCGACCCGCGAATCGGTGGCCTATGGCAAGATCAGCGGGGCCGTCGGGATCCACGCCCATGTGGATCCCAAAATGGAGTTGATGATTTGCGAAAGACTTGGGCTAAAACCTGAACCGATCAGCACGCAAATTATCAACCGCGACCGTCATGCGGAGTTTTTGAACCTCCTGGCCTTGATCGGAGCCGGGCTGGAACGAATCGCCACCGAACTTCGCAACCTTCAGCGGACGGAGATCTTGGAAGTGCAAGAGGCATTCAAGGCGGGCCAAACGGGCAGTTCGGCAATGCCCCACAAACGCAACCCGTGGAACAGCGAAACGGTCGTTGGGCTCAGCCGGATCTTGCGGGGGCATGCGGGGGCGATGTTGGAAAGCGTTGCCACCTGGCATGAACGCGATTTGACGAATTCTTCCTTAGAGCGGGTTGTTTTGCCCGATAGCTGCCAGCTCTGCGATTTCATGCTCAACCGGGTGCGTTCGATTCTTGAAGGCTTGGTGGTCATGCCGGAGAACATGGCCAAAAACCTGCGGCTGATGGGCGACCTCGTGTTTAGCGAACACCTCATGACCTCTTTGATCCGTAAAGGTTTGATGCGAAAAGATGCTTATAAAATCGCCCAACGCCACGCAGCTGCGGCGTGGGACGGAGTTGATTTCAAATCGGCGGTGTATGCTGATCCAGAAGTCCGGGGACAGTTATCAGAGCTGGAGCTGGACGAGGTCTTCAGTTTGGAGCACCACTTGCGCAATGCGGCGCACAACGTCCCATAA